In a single window of the Streptomyces sp. NBC_00353 genome:
- a CDS encoding ABC transporter ATP-binding protein, whose product MTASSSTAPAEPRPPSGALPVAEPFRIRRAAVRLVRQDGRAFAALLALNALAAGAGLVAPWLLGRVIDEVRAGGGVATVDRLALTILVFALAQLLLARYAGLVGHRFGERTLARVREQFADRALALPASVVERAGTGDLTTRGTTDVAAVGTTLRDVGPDVLIAAVQALFILGAVFALNPLLGTCGVLGLLGIWFAVRWYLRRALTAYLAEGAANSALAEQLAATAAGARTVEALGLQRSRIDACHRAIEECRRTRTRTLFLRSVLFPAVDISYVVPVAGVLLIGGVLHSHGAMSLGAVVASALYLRQLSQPLDTILQRVEQLQSSSASFARVEGIGVVPQVPSARSRTPADDRIAVTGVHYAYGGGADDEADVLHGVDLTVRPGEHLAIVGPSGAGKTTLGRLLAGVDVPRTGSVTVGGVPVAGLTPDRLRRQVVLVTQEHHVFLGTVRDNLRMAAPSATDAELRAALAAVGAEWAGELPDGLDTDLGHAGHRPDGAQAQQLALARVVLADPHTLILDEATALLDPRTARHTERALAAVLEGRTVIAIAHRLQTAHDADRVAVMEDGRITELGAHDDLVAADGAYAALWRSWHADGPHSSSL is encoded by the coding sequence ATGACTGCCTCTTCGTCCACTGCCCCGGCAGAGCCCCGGCCGCCGTCCGGGGCTCTGCCGGTCGCCGAGCCGTTCCGGATCCGTCGCGCGGCAGTCCGGCTCGTCCGGCAGGACGGCCGCGCCTTCGCCGCGCTGCTCGCGCTCAACGCGCTGGCCGCCGGCGCCGGACTCGTCGCCCCGTGGCTGCTCGGCCGTGTCATCGACGAGGTCAGGGCAGGCGGCGGAGTCGCCACCGTGGACCGGCTGGCGCTCACCATCCTGGTCTTCGCGCTGGCACAGCTCCTGCTGGCCCGCTACGCCGGCCTGGTCGGACACCGTTTCGGCGAACGGACCCTGGCGCGCGTCCGCGAGCAGTTCGCCGACCGCGCACTGGCGTTGCCCGCCTCGGTGGTCGAGCGAGCCGGCACGGGTGACCTGACGACCCGCGGCACCACGGATGTCGCGGCGGTCGGCACCACCCTCCGCGACGTCGGCCCCGATGTGCTGATCGCTGCGGTCCAGGCGCTGTTCATCCTCGGGGCGGTCTTCGCGCTCAACCCCTTGCTCGGTACCTGCGGCGTGCTCGGGCTGCTGGGCATCTGGTTCGCCGTCCGCTGGTATCTGCGCCGGGCGCTCACCGCCTACCTCGCCGAGGGTGCGGCCAATTCGGCACTGGCGGAGCAGCTGGCGGCCACCGCCGCCGGCGCCCGCACCGTCGAGGCGCTCGGGCTGCAGCGGAGCCGTATCGACGCATGTCACCGGGCGATCGAAGAGTGCCGGCGCACCCGGACCCGCACGCTCTTCCTGCGCAGCGTGCTCTTCCCTGCCGTGGACATCTCCTATGTCGTTCCCGTGGCCGGTGTCCTGCTGATCGGTGGTGTGCTGCACAGCCACGGCGCCATGAGCCTGGGTGCGGTGGTCGCCTCGGCGCTGTATCTGCGGCAGCTCTCCCAGCCGCTGGACACCATCCTGCAGCGGGTCGAACAACTGCAGAGCAGCAGTGCGTCCTTTGCCAGGGTCGAGGGGATCGGGGTGGTGCCACAGGTGCCCTCGGCCCGCTCCCGCACACCGGCGGACGACCGGATCGCGGTGACCGGTGTGCACTACGCCTACGGCGGCGGGGCCGACGACGAGGCCGATGTCCTGCACGGAGTCGATCTGACGGTCCGACCCGGCGAGCACTTGGCGATCGTCGGCCCGTCCGGCGCCGGCAAGACCACGCTGGGCAGGCTGCTGGCCGGCGTGGACGTGCCACGCACCGGCTCGGTGACAGTGGGCGGGGTACCGGTGGCCGGCCTGACGCCCGACCGGTTGCGCCGCCAGGTCGTCCTCGTCACCCAGGAGCACCATGTGTTCCTCGGCACGGTCCGGGACAACCTGCGGATGGCAGCCCCGTCGGCCACCGACGCCGAACTGCGTGCGGCGCTCGCCGCCGTCGGCGCCGAGTGGGCCGGCGAGCTCCCGGACGGCCTGGACACCGATCTGGGCCATGCCGGACACCGCCCGGACGGCGCACAAGCCCAGCAACTCGCGCTGGCACGTGTCGTACTGGCCGATCCCCACACGTTGATACTCGACGAGGCCACCGCGCTCCTGGACCCGAGGACCGCACGGCACACCGAGCGAGCACTGGCCGCCGTCCTCGAAGGCAGAACCGTCATCGCCATCGCGCACCGCCTGCAGACGGCCCATGACGCGGACCGGGTGGCCGTCATGGAGGACGGCCGGATCACCGAACTCGGCGCCCATGACGATCTGGTGGCCGCCGACGGCGCCTACGCCGCACTCTGGCGTTCCTGGCATGCCGACGGGCCTCATTCGTCGTCGTTGTGA